A part of Streptomyces sp. NBC_01210 genomic DNA contains:
- a CDS encoding non-ribosomal peptide synthetase → MPADRTPSAYASGLPALVARHAEQTPQALAVMDGDTTLTYAQLVTSARALAAHLHDHGVRPGDRVALLVPRSARTLVAQLALWWAGAACVPLDPAHPRPRTEAMLATAGATLTVGDSKLLESAAPTGATLALPDAPLLTGAELPAVEPGPNATALVLFTSGSTGLPKGVTVTHGGIAQLVTAPQYATVTARDRVLFHSPTTFDASTFEVWSALANGAAVVVCTAERPSFEDLAQQVERHGVTVAFFTTALFHQLAARRSRVFSVLRTVVVGGEAMAAQHARAVLRAFPWLELVNGYGPTETTTFATAHRVTDADCDGPVPIGRPVAGAVTHVLDGTGQPVAPGEHGELWIGGSRLAGGYAGRPELTAERFVDHASLGRLYRSGDLVSGRPDGVLDFHGRVDDQVKVRGFRIEPGEVEHILREQAEVDDAAVTVRRPAADDARLAAFVVAAPGPVPRAETLRARLAEQLPAHLVPDELTLVERLPLTVSGKVDRRALTALHCTADAEGATQALTPIEQAVAEVWSRSLGCEVNRPDADFLACGGHSLLALVVTDDLREELGVELSLPDFFAAPTVAGQAALVERALLANHSDLHLDAPEDTDGH, encoded by the coding sequence GTGCCGGCTGACCGCACACCGTCCGCGTACGCCTCCGGCCTGCCCGCCCTGGTGGCGCGGCATGCCGAGCAGACCCCGCAGGCCCTGGCCGTGATGGACGGCGACACCACACTGACGTACGCGCAGCTGGTCACCTCCGCCCGCGCTCTGGCCGCACACCTGCACGACCATGGCGTCCGCCCCGGCGACCGGGTGGCGCTGCTGGTGCCGCGATCGGCCCGCACGCTCGTCGCGCAGCTCGCGCTGTGGTGGGCAGGTGCTGCGTGCGTGCCGCTCGATCCGGCACACCCGCGTCCGCGTACCGAAGCCATGCTCGCCACCGCCGGGGCGACACTGACCGTCGGAGACAGCAAGCTGCTCGAATCCGCGGCCCCCACGGGCGCCACCCTGGCGCTGCCCGACGCTCCACTGCTGACCGGCGCCGAGCTGCCCGCGGTGGAGCCCGGCCCCAACGCGACGGCGCTCGTCCTGTTCACCTCGGGGTCCACCGGCCTTCCCAAGGGCGTGACGGTCACCCACGGCGGTATCGCCCAACTGGTCACCGCTCCGCAGTACGCCACCGTCACCGCCCGCGACCGGGTGCTGTTCCACTCGCCGACCACCTTCGACGCCTCGACCTTCGAGGTGTGGTCGGCCCTCGCCAACGGAGCCGCCGTGGTGGTGTGCACCGCCGAGCGGCCCTCCTTCGAGGATCTGGCCCAGCAGGTGGAGCGGCACGGCGTGACCGTGGCGTTCTTCACCACGGCGCTGTTCCACCAGCTGGCTGCCCGCCGCTCCCGGGTGTTCTCGGTGCTCCGCACGGTGGTGGTGGGAGGCGAGGCAATGGCCGCCCAGCATGCCCGGGCGGTGCTGCGCGCGTTTCCCTGGCTGGAGTTGGTCAATGGCTACGGGCCGACGGAGACGACGACATTCGCGACGGCGCACAGGGTCACCGATGCGGACTGCGACGGCCCGGTGCCGATCGGCCGCCCGGTCGCCGGTGCCGTCACACACGTCCTGGACGGGACCGGGCAGCCGGTCGCGCCGGGCGAACACGGTGAACTGTGGATCGGCGGCAGCCGTCTGGCAGGCGGATACGCGGGACGGCCGGAGCTGACCGCCGAACGCTTCGTGGACCATGCGTCGCTGGGCCGCCTGTACCGCTCCGGCGACCTGGTCTCGGGGCGCCCGGACGGAGTTCTGGACTTCCACGGCCGCGTCGACGACCAGGTCAAGGTCCGCGGATTCCGCATCGAGCCGGGCGAGGTCGAGCACATCCTGCGCGAGCAGGCGGAGGTGGACGACGCCGCTGTGACCGTGCGGCGGCCCGCAGCGGACGACGCCCGCCTGGCCGCCTTCGTCGTAGCCGCTCCCGGCCCGGTACCTCGTGCCGAGACACTGAGGGCGCGGCTCGCCGAACAGCTGCCCGCCCATCTGGTCCCCGACGAGCTGACCCTCGTGGAGCGGCTGCCCCTGACGGTCTCCGGCAAGGTGGACCGGCGCGCGCTCACTGCTCTTCACTGCACCGCCGACGCCGAAGGCGCCACCCAGGCGCTGACTCCGATCGAGCAGGCCGTCGCCGAGGTGTGGAGCCGCAGCCTGGGCTGCGAAGTGAACCGGCCGGACGCCGACTTCCTCGCCTGCGGCGGCCACTCCCTGCTCGCTCTGGTCGTCACGGACGACCTGCGCGAGGAGCTCGGAGTGGAACTGTCCCTGCCCGACTTCTTCGCCGCCCCCACGGTGGCCGGACAGGCCGCCCTCGTCGAGCGCGCCCTGCTGGCCAACCACAGCGATCTCCACCTCGACGCGCCGGAGGACACCGATGGCCACTGA
- a CDS encoding NUDIX domain-containing protein: MWELPGGKTTEGESSEAAAVRELHEETRLLADANDA; the protein is encoded by the coding sequence ATGTGGGAGCTGCCCGGTGGCAAGACCACCGAGGGCGAGTCGTCCGAGGCGGCGGCCGTCCGCGAACTGCATGAGGAAACCAGGCTGTTGGCCGACGCCAACGACGCATGA
- a CDS encoding MOSC domain-containing protein — MTCTVGTVERIWRYPIKSTGGEQLQQADVDTRGLVGDRLFAVRDSKGKFGSGKNTRRFRRMPGLLQLRSRYPDGTEQPELLDPHGVTVAEPTAYLRRYLGRHDVELAREEAISHFDQLPLSILTTATLDWVRAAVPDVPVDERRFRPNLLVRTPPGTRPFVEDEWFGCKAWIGGALRVEFVRSSERCVMTNEAQQDLPHSPLVLRAIAKAHHARLDALAIVVAPGPVSSGDAVVLI, encoded by the coding sequence ATGACGTGCACAGTAGGAACGGTCGAGCGCATCTGGCGGTATCCGATCAAGTCGACGGGAGGCGAACAGTTGCAGCAAGCGGATGTTGACACCCGCGGTCTCGTCGGCGACCGCCTGTTTGCGGTGCGCGACAGCAAGGGCAAGTTCGGCTCGGGGAAGAACACCCGACGATTCCGCCGCATGCCCGGCCTGCTGCAGTTGCGTTCCCGCTACCCGGACGGAACGGAGCAGCCCGAACTGCTGGATCCGCACGGCGTGACCGTTGCGGAGCCGACTGCCTACCTTCGCCGATATCTTGGCCGACACGACGTCGAACTGGCCCGCGAGGAAGCCATCTCCCACTTCGACCAGCTTCCTCTCAGCATCCTGACCACAGCCACCCTCGACTGGGTGCGCGCGGCCGTACCCGATGTTCCGGTTGACGAGCGGCGCTTCCGGCCGAATCTCCTGGTGCGGACCCCACCGGGTACCCGTCCGTTCGTCGAGGACGAGTGGTTCGGGTGCAAGGCGTGGATCGGCGGTGCCCTGCGCGTGGAGTTCGTGCGCTCCAGCGAACGGTGTGTCATGACCAATGAGGCCCAGCAGGATCTGCCTCATTCCCCGCTGGTGCTGCGAGCAATTGCGAAGGCACATCACGCCCGGCTGGATGCCCTGGCCATAGTGGTGGCGCCCGGCCCGGTGAGTTCCGGGGACGCTGTCGTTCTCATCTGA
- a CDS encoding phosphotransferase, translated as MTGAEPRPRFAAPVDVHLILRRSSPGGDEVLLSRRAGSVYASGLLHLPSGHVDGAHEDVVDAVIREAREETGVLIDRADVRAAVTVHHRSPAGGARIGFFLEAVRWQGTPEIREPQLCSEMSWVPLDALPDDMVAYCRAGLDAYRHGGGTTVHFQQPDDPIAFDRGADRLQLLPAAEDRGAGLEAGLRAFAEQAVGRLAVVAYASWLREGSRVWRLTGIGGGTWFLKQHRSARFHQREVGAYREWVGTLGARAPRLVAVDAEQGAVVITALEGRSLHGLSLDPAREREVRRRLGALTADFHHGAPSRPALERGPSPADKLERHLAVARSFLADGDEERLHATARRYAALGPAELVPTHGDLQYRNVLLGDGDEVSVVDFERAEYATATRDLVRLSDVWDGRPDLREAFLAGYGRPFTAVEEERMECEAAFDALSGLGYGHTHGDPEVAERGQRTLARLRKNPRS; from the coding sequence ATGACCGGAGCTGAACCAAGGCCCCGATTCGCGGCTCCGGTCGACGTCCACCTGATCCTGCGCCGCAGCAGCCCCGGCGGGGACGAGGTGTTACTGTCCCGCCGAGCCGGATCCGTGTACGCCAGCGGGCTGCTGCACCTGCCGTCCGGGCACGTCGACGGAGCGCACGAGGACGTCGTGGACGCGGTGATCCGGGAGGCGCGGGAAGAGACCGGTGTGCTCATCGACCGGGCGGACGTGCGGGCCGCGGTCACCGTCCACCACCGCAGCCCGGCCGGCGGTGCCCGCATCGGGTTCTTCCTGGAAGCTGTCCGCTGGCAGGGGACGCCGGAGATCCGCGAGCCGCAGCTGTGCAGCGAGATGTCCTGGGTACCGCTCGACGCTCTGCCGGACGACATGGTCGCCTACTGCCGCGCCGGCCTTGACGCTTACCGGCACGGAGGCGGCACGACCGTGCACTTCCAGCAGCCTGACGATCCGATCGCCTTCGACCGGGGCGCCGACCGGCTCCAGCTTCTGCCCGCAGCCGAGGATCGGGGTGCCGGATTGGAGGCGGGACTGCGGGCGTTCGCCGAGCAGGCCGTCGGTCGCTTGGCCGTTGTCGCCTATGCGTCGTGGTTGCGGGAGGGCAGCAGGGTGTGGCGGCTGACCGGCATCGGGGGCGGGACGTGGTTTCTCAAGCAGCACCGTTCCGCGCGATTCCACCAGCGTGAAGTGGGCGCATATCGGGAGTGGGTGGGGACGCTCGGTGCTCGGGCGCCTCGCCTGGTGGCTGTTGATGCGGAACAGGGAGCCGTCGTGATCACCGCGCTGGAGGGGCGCAGCCTGCACGGTCTGTCCCTTGATCCCGCTCGCGAGCGGGAGGTGCGGCGTCGGCTCGGCGCTCTGACGGCCGACTTTCACCACGGCGCCCCGTCGCGGCCCGCGCTTGAGCGGGGGCCGTCCCCGGCGGACAAGCTGGAGCGGCATCTCGCCGTCGCGCGGTCGTTCCTGGCCGACGGCGACGAGGAACGGCTGCACGCCACCGCCCGCAGGTATGCCGCGCTTGGGCCGGCGGAACTGGTGCCCACCCATGGCGACCTCCAGTACCGCAACGTGCTCCTCGGGGACGGCGACGAGGTGAGTGTCGTCGACTTCGAGCGGGCCGAGTACGCCACCGCCACCCGCGATCTCGTGCGGCTCAGCGATGTCTGGGACGGCCGGCCCGACCTGCGCGAGGCGTTCCTGGCCGGATACGGACGCCCGTTCACCGCCGTGGAGGAAGAACGGATGGAATGCGAAGCGGCCTTCGACGCGCTGTCCGGTCTCGGCTACGGCCACACCCATGGAGACCCCGAGGTCGCCGAACGTGGGCAGCGCACGCTGGCCCGCCTGCGGAAGAACCCCCGCTCGTAA
- a CDS encoding class I SAM-dependent methyltransferase has product MNADTVNSSTWHEYGAHHLRAQTPLPAAERVNWGFWKNGPGSEVLGDLTGVRTLDLCCGAGRFAAHLVRDHGASIDAVDTITAPENSGNLASCRLIRARLRKDSADDRS; this is encoded by the coding sequence GTGAACGCCGACACCGTCAACTCATCCACCTGGCACGAGTACGGAGCCCACCACTTACGAGCACAGACCCCGCTCCCGGCGGCCGAACGGGTCAACTGGGGCTTTTGGAAGAACGGCCCCGGATCAGAGGTCCTGGGCGACCTCACCGGCGTCCGCACACTCGATCTGTGCTGTGGCGCCGGCCGCTTCGCCGCCCACCTCGTCCGCGACCACGGCGCGAGCATCGACGCGGTCGACACCATCACCGCTCCCGAGAACAGCGGGAACCTGGCCTCATGTCGCCTCATCCGCGCTCGGCTGCGAAAGGACTCAGCCGATGACCGGAGCTGA
- a CDS encoding pyridoxamine 5'-phosphate oxidase family protein, whose protein sequence is MQTTGIARRDVLERRRDTQERLDGERDIWVSTAHPDHGPHQVPLWFWWDGRAVWMCTGETSVTARNVRKESRVRLALPDTFDVVLLQGQAECFADRDVQEDAADAFAGKFRWDPRTEKGPFLYIRVVPRTVLAWRGEPELRGRVIMRDGAWR, encoded by the coding sequence ATGCAGACCACGGGAATCGCTCGTCGTGATGTGCTGGAGCGCAGGCGCGACACTCAGGAACGGCTTGACGGGGAACGGGATATATGGGTGTCGACGGCTCATCCAGATCACGGCCCGCACCAGGTGCCTTTGTGGTTCTGGTGGGACGGGCGGGCGGTGTGGATGTGCACCGGCGAGACCTCCGTGACCGCGCGTAACGTGCGCAAGGAGTCGCGCGTGCGCCTGGCGCTGCCGGACACCTTCGATGTGGTGCTCCTGCAGGGGCAGGCGGAGTGCTTCGCGGACCGGGACGTGCAGGAGGACGCCGCGGATGCGTTCGCCGGCAAGTTCCGGTGGGACCCGCGTACAGAGAAAGGCCCGTTTCTGTATATACGCGTGGTTCCGAGGACTGTGCTCGCCTGGCGCGGTGAGCCGGAACTGCGCGGCAGAGTCATCATGCGCGACGGAGCGTGGCGGTAG
- a CDS encoding agmatine deiminase family protein — protein MGLTVVRDLRDARRPTTAAELERLETNILAGFILARVAAGTDRRLDEALDRGPDHIANDTVLMPRFGDRKADNQAAALISDLYPDREVVQLEIHTIAEGGGGIHCATQQQPTV, from the coding sequence ATGGGCCTGACCGTTGTACGAGACCTCCGTGACGCCCGACGACCCACCACCGCCGCGGAGTTGGAGAGGCTCGAAACCAACATTTTGGCAGGGTTCATCCTCGCTCGGGTTGCGGCCGGTACGGACCGCCGACTCGACGAAGCTCTCGACCGCGGGCCCGACCACATCGCCAACGACACCGTCCTCATGCCCCGCTTCGGCGACCGAAAGGCCGACAACCAGGCTGCCGCTCTCATCAGCGACCTCTACCCCGACCGCGAGGTCGTCCAGCTGGAGATCCACACCATCGCCGAAGGCGGCGGCGGCATCCACTGCGCCACCCAGCAACAACCCACAGTTTGA
- a CDS encoding condensation domain-containing protein, whose protein sequence is MATDSTPGSVTLQEELLRRARARAGTRPAAPVPTAVHAQGPAPLSHAQRRMWLMDRLGQGGSLYSVPFATRLHGPLDVDAFAVALTTLVRRHAVLRTRYGQRGDEPYQETLPAPGTIAVPVVDVDGDGAQTLAAEARRPFDLAAGPLPRALVLRHGPQDHTVLLTFHHITIDGGSLGTVADELTQLYAAAVDGRPHEQPEPPQYPDYARREHAAAGRLDAGLGHWTRRLAGAVPLRLPRPAHPSAGLGTRAVARTTKLDASVLSALRELGRQHRATLFTVSLAAAFAALQRFTGEDDLVIGCAGTHREGAAMRGLVGLCVNTLPVRVNLSGDPEFGILVDRVRDALLEAQEHRDVPFDLILERLGAAARDADGTPLVRVTADVLREPTALPLPGTVAEPVEVGLGEAKFDLSFGLMDTDEPACLVQYGQAALATEAGDQLADAFADLLAAVAVDPELTLSRLPGRPWAVPADDECHPAETRLRTHPRVSDAAVPQPTTGPLIAYAVLRETGGPSPAELRTHLRSALARELVPAAVTLLDAMPRNADGALDADRLPGAASASALHGDRAHAVTAAFTALLGRTPAPDDDFFVLGGHSLIAVQLAERLRTGLRLPLTGLDVMQNRTPRALAALLDARETERAAAAWTAPPVSRSRRAREGTVLVTGGTGGVGAFLLRELAAQGRPVLALARPESAHLVAGDGVDVVEGDLTDLDGLRAAVESADAVIHAACTFTRPEVDVAAMEAMVDAWHSGPFVFVSSVDAYGRPTEPWVAEESASQQPLSAYGQAKLDCERMLMRAAGTGGRGGASVVRSPIVWGPHDRLRDQLRWGATGLLYQAALAGKPIALPRPGTAGRDWYGAPWVHAAALARAVTACLATPVHGVANAVSGHVAWQDLAAELRTLLAGDSEIQLAERVHPDLDHPWHYRADRLATALREQPGEDWQSVLAAMVDASQA, encoded by the coding sequence ATGGCCACTGACAGCACCCCCGGCTCTGTCACGCTGCAGGAAGAACTGCTGCGCAGGGCCCGGGCCCGCGCCGGCACCCGCCCGGCCGCCCCGGTCCCCACAGCCGTCCACGCCCAGGGGCCCGCCCCGCTCTCCCACGCCCAGCGCCGGATGTGGCTGATGGACCGCCTCGGCCAGGGAGGCTCGCTCTACAGCGTGCCCTTCGCCACCCGGCTGCACGGGCCGCTCGACGTGGACGCCTTCGCCGTCGCACTCACCACGCTCGTACGACGCCACGCCGTCTTGCGCACCCGTTACGGTCAGCGCGGCGACGAGCCGTACCAGGAGACGCTTCCCGCGCCCGGCACGATCGCCGTACCGGTGGTGGACGTCGACGGCGACGGCGCGCAGACGCTCGCCGCGGAGGCGCGCCGTCCGTTCGACCTGGCTGCGGGTCCCCTGCCGCGTGCCCTGGTGCTGCGGCACGGCCCCCAGGACCACACCGTGCTGCTGACCTTCCACCACATCACCATCGACGGCGGGTCGCTGGGGACCGTCGCCGACGAACTGACCCAGCTGTACGCAGCCGCCGTGGACGGACGCCCTCACGAACAGCCGGAGCCGCCGCAGTACCCGGACTACGCGCGCCGCGAGCACGCGGCGGCCGGCCGCCTCGATGCGGGACTGGGGCACTGGACCCGCCGGCTCGCCGGAGCCGTACCACTGCGGCTGCCCCGGCCCGCGCACCCTTCCGCCGGCCTGGGCACGCGTGCCGTCGCCCGCACCACGAAGCTGGACGCCTCGGTGCTGTCTGCACTGCGAGAGCTGGGCAGGCAGCACCGGGCCACCCTCTTCACGGTGTCCCTCGCCGCAGCCTTCGCCGCGCTGCAGCGGTTCACCGGCGAGGACGACCTGGTCATCGGCTGCGCCGGCACCCACCGCGAGGGGGCGGCCATGCGCGGTCTCGTCGGACTGTGCGTCAATACCCTTCCGGTACGTGTGAACCTGTCCGGCGACCCGGAGTTCGGGATCCTTGTGGACCGGGTGCGGGACGCGTTGCTGGAGGCCCAGGAGCACCGGGACGTTCCCTTCGACCTGATCCTGGAGCGGCTCGGCGCCGCCGCGCGGGACGCCGACGGCACGCCGCTGGTGCGGGTCACCGCGGACGTCCTGCGGGAGCCCACGGCGCTCCCGCTGCCCGGCACCGTCGCCGAGCCCGTCGAAGTCGGCCTCGGTGAAGCCAAGTTCGACCTGTCGTTCGGCCTCATGGACACCGACGAGCCCGCCTGCCTGGTCCAGTACGGTCAGGCAGCGCTGGCGACGGAGGCGGGAGACCAGCTGGCAGACGCCTTCGCCGACCTGCTGGCCGCAGTCGCCGTCGACCCGGAACTGACACTGTCACGGCTGCCCGGCCGGCCGTGGGCGGTCCCGGCCGACGACGAGTGCCATCCGGCCGAGACCCGGCTGCGGACGCATCCGCGGGTGAGCGATGCGGCAGTGCCGCAGCCGACGACCGGACCGCTGATCGCCTATGCCGTCCTGCGGGAGACCGGGGGCCCCTCGCCCGCCGAGTTGCGGACCCATCTCCGGTCCGCCCTCGCCCGGGAACTCGTCCCGGCCGCGGTGACACTGCTGGACGCGATGCCGCGGAACGCCGACGGCGCACTGGATGCCGATCGGCTGCCCGGCGCGGCATCAGCCTCCGCCCTGCACGGGGACCGTGCGCACGCGGTGACGGCGGCGTTCACCGCTTTGCTGGGCCGGACCCCGGCGCCGGACGACGACTTCTTTGTCCTTGGTGGCCATTCCCTGATCGCCGTGCAGCTTGCGGAGCGCTTGCGCACCGGGCTCAGGCTGCCGCTGACCGGTCTCGATGTGATGCAGAACCGGACACCGCGCGCACTCGCCGCGCTGCTCGACGCGCGTGAAACGGAACGCGCGGCGGCGGCCTGGACGGCTCCGCCGGTGTCACGTAGCCGGCGGGCACGCGAGGGCACCGTGCTGGTGACGGGCGGCACGGGCGGCGTGGGAGCGTTCCTCCTGCGCGAACTCGCCGCCCAGGGCAGGCCGGTGCTCGCGCTGGCCCGTCCCGAGTCGGCACATCTGGTGGCCGGGGACGGTGTGGACGTCGTCGAGGGTGATCTGACCGACCTGGACGGCCTGCGCGCCGCCGTGGAGAGTGCGGACGCGGTGATCCACGCCGCCTGCACCTTCACCCGTCCCGAGGTGGACGTGGCGGCGATGGAAGCGATGGTCGACGCCTGGCACAGCGGCCCGTTCGTCTTCGTCAGCAGCGTGGACGCCTATGGACGCCCCACGGAGCCGTGGGTGGCCGAGGAGTCGGCCTCCCAACAGCCGTTGAGCGCGTACGGACAGGCGAAGCTCGACTGCGAACGGATGCTGATGCGGGCAGCCGGCACCGGGGGCCGGGGCGGGGCCAGCGTCGTACGCTCGCCCATCGTGTGGGGTCCGCACGACCGGCTGCGCGATCAGTTGCGCTGGGGCGCGACCGGGTTGCTCTATCAGGCTGCCCTCGCCGGAAAGCCGATCGCCCTCCCACGCCCCGGCACCGCCGGGCGCGACTGGTACGGCGCTCCGTGGGTCCACGCGGCTGCCCTGGCCCGAGCTGTGACCGCCTGCCTGGCCACGCCCGTCCACGGCGTGGCCAACGCCGTGAGCGGTCACGTCGCGTGGCAGGATCTCGCCGCCGAGCTGCGTACGCTCCTCGCCGGCGACAGTGAGATCCAGCTCGCCGAGCGGGTGCATCCGGACCTCGACCACCCTTGGCACTACCGCGCGGACCGGCTGGCCACCGCACTGCGCGAACAGCCCGGGGAGGACTGGCAGTCCGTACTCGCTGCGATGGTCGACGCCTCCCAGGCCTGA
- a CDS encoding LysE family translocator encodes MITASALGSFALIVGLLTLIPGLDTALILRTAALGHRRRAWGVVLGIQTGTLVWGVLSSLGITAVLTASHLAYAILRWAGAAYLVWMGSGILASTLRRRARADPAQADAAHEPDTDGSFGSGWRRGTLTNLLNPKVGAFYMAVLPQFIPAGAPHLTTGTLLACVHILLASLWSGVLIAFARVLRGSLRRPSARRILDRISGTVIAGFGVHLALGD; translated from the coding sequence ATGATCACTGCCTCCGCACTGGGGTCCTTCGCACTGATCGTGGGACTCCTCACGCTCATACCTGGCCTCGACACCGCCCTCATACTGCGCACCGCTGCACTGGGTCACCGCAGGCGCGCCTGGGGCGTAGTCCTCGGCATCCAGACCGGAACCCTGGTCTGGGGTGTGCTCAGCTCGCTCGGCATCACCGCTGTACTGACCGCCTCACACCTCGCCTACGCGATACTCCGATGGGCAGGGGCCGCGTATCTGGTGTGGATGGGAAGCGGGATCCTGGCATCGACCCTGCGCCGACGGGCTCGGGCGGATCCGGCTCAGGCCGACGCTGCGCACGAGCCGGATACTGACGGCAGCTTCGGAAGCGGCTGGCGCCGGGGCACCCTGACGAACCTGCTCAACCCCAAGGTGGGCGCCTTCTACATGGCTGTCCTGCCGCAATTCATTCCGGCCGGCGCCCCGCACCTGACGACCGGCACCCTGCTGGCCTGCGTGCACATCCTGCTCGCCTCGCTCTGGTCGGGCGTACTGATCGCATTCGCCCGGGTGCTCCGCGGCAGCCTTCGGCGCCCCTCAGCACGCCGGATCCTCGACCGGATCAGCGGCACGGTCATAGCCGGCTTCGGCGTCCACCTCGCCCTCGGCGACTGA
- a CDS encoding ABC transporter ATP-binding protein, which yields MTVPAGPVDGDITDELEEAYWSVYDGAAAKATVGQVLVRLPRIVRQIGRLAWQADRVATAAVFVLQLASAAMSAFGLVASVAVLHELFAQGPTPDKVHSAVPQILLVVAFLSARALLEAGVAVAQARVTPKIRTALESDFLRLTAHVRLDAVDDADWHDDAYRANDRGLFFARQIVGQVVSLASALLGLIGTAGVLTVLHPLLLPLLPLSVLPVGAAAVRTARARFHSFKRWNALQRRVRVFSWLLLDRDSAAELRSDTAQSALLDEHHRLTTRIADEDTRLGVSSALLTLGGRALGGIGTGITYTALGAMLIAGWLPLAAGAGAVLAIQAGQSSLTRFVDVAHLVYEHAMWVTDLLEFQERCRRLQPRRRELTAPETVKTITLQDVTYTYPGKDAPALDRVSMTLQAGQTVAFVGGNGSGKSTCSRLIAGLYDPDTGSVRWDGVDVTDMDAESLQARVSMVLQDPLHFPFSALANLTISRGTLTRADPQQALDAAEASGADTVIAGLPGTWAALLSKRFRGGQELSAGQWAKIAVARGLYKNAPALLLDEPTASMDPKAEHAVYQAVLGGKRRADQITVLISHRLASVVECDRIYVFDGGRITESGSHRELMDLGGAYAEMFTLQAAGYRAPTTADKEEV from the coding sequence ATGACTGTGCCTGCGGGTCCGGTGGACGGTGACATCACCGATGAGCTCGAAGAGGCGTACTGGTCGGTCTACGACGGCGCAGCGGCCAAGGCGACTGTGGGCCAGGTCCTCGTGCGCCTGCCGCGGATCGTGCGGCAGATCGGCCGGCTGGCGTGGCAGGCCGACCGCGTGGCGACTGCTGCCGTGTTCGTCCTTCAGCTGGCTTCTGCGGCGATGTCCGCCTTCGGTCTGGTGGCGTCGGTAGCTGTGCTCCACGAGCTGTTCGCCCAGGGGCCAACGCCGGACAAGGTGCACTCCGCCGTGCCACAAATCCTGCTCGTGGTGGCGTTCCTGTCGGCCCGGGCGCTCCTTGAGGCCGGGGTCGCCGTTGCCCAGGCGCGGGTGACGCCTAAGATCCGCACCGCACTGGAAAGCGACTTCCTCCGGCTGACCGCGCACGTCCGGCTCGATGCCGTCGATGACGCCGACTGGCACGACGACGCCTACCGTGCCAACGACCGCGGTCTGTTCTTCGCGAGGCAGATCGTTGGCCAGGTGGTCTCCCTGGCCTCCGCCCTCCTCGGGCTGATCGGCACGGCCGGCGTCCTCACCGTCCTGCACCCTCTCCTGCTCCCACTGCTTCCCTTGTCCGTCCTGCCCGTGGGCGCCGCGGCGGTCCGCACCGCCCGGGCGCGCTTCCACTCCTTCAAGCGGTGGAACGCCCTTCAGCGCCGGGTGCGAGTGTTCTCGTGGTTGCTGCTGGACCGGGACTCGGCCGCCGAACTGCGCTCCGACACGGCGCAGAGCGCCCTGCTCGATGAACACCACCGCCTGACCACGCGCATCGCCGACGAGGACACCCGGCTCGGCGTGAGTTCCGCCCTGCTGACGCTGGGTGGCCGGGCGCTCGGGGGCATCGGGACCGGCATCACATACACCGCGCTGGGCGCGATGCTGATCGCCGGGTGGCTTCCCCTGGCGGCCGGCGCGGGCGCGGTTCTGGCGATCCAGGCCGGCCAGAGCTCCCTGACTCGGTTCGTGGACGTGGCCCACCTTGTCTATGAGCACGCGATGTGGGTGACGGACCTGCTGGAGTTCCAAGAGCGCTGCCGCAGGCTACAGCCCCGTCGTCGCGAGTTGACCGCACCCGAGACCGTGAAGACCATCACGCTGCAGGACGTCACCTACACCTACCCCGGCAAGGACGCCCCCGCCCTGGACCGTGTGTCGATGACCTTGCAGGCCGGGCAGACCGTCGCGTTCGTCGGCGGCAACGGCTCAGGCAAGAGCACCTGTTCGCGTCTGATCGCCGGGCTCTACGACCCGGATACCGGCTCGGTGCGGTGGGACGGCGTGGACGTGACGGACATGGACGCCGAGTCCCTGCAGGCCCGGGTCTCGATGGTGCTGCAGGACCCGCTCCACTTCCCTTTCAGCGCGCTGGCGAACCTGACGATCTCCCGCGGCACGCTCACCCGAGCCGATCCGCAGCAGGCCCTGGATGCTGCGGAAGCCTCCGGTGCCGACACCGTGATCGCCGGTCTACCCGGCACCTGGGCGGCGCTGCTGTCCAAGCGGTTCCGCGGCGGACAGGAACTGTCCGCCGGCCAGTGGGCGAAGATCGCCGTCGCCCGCGGCCTGTACAAGAACGCCCCCGCGCTGCTGCTGGACGAGCCGACCGCGAGCATGGACCCGAAAGCCGAACACGCCGTCTACCAGGCGGTCTTGGGTGGCAAGCGCAGGGCGGACCAGATCACGGTGCTCATCTCGCACCGGCTTGCGAGCGTCGTGGAGTGCGATCGCATCTACGTCTTCGACGGCGGCCGGATCACCGAATCCGGCTCCCACCGGGAGCTGATGGACCTCGGCGGCGCCTATGCGGAGATGTTCACCCTTCAGGCAGCGGGCTACCGCGCCCCGACGACCGCGGACAAGGAGGAGGTATGA